In the genome of Arthrobacter sp. D5-1, one region contains:
- a CDS encoding TniB family NTP-binding protein, which translates to MVTVEDKETGDLSHLHPVSRELAKLPTEERVRRIRADRWIGYPKALDAVARLEILFSWPKKQRMPNLLLVGPTNNGKTMIVERFHRMHPPVTGPDGENIPVVCMQMPSEPSELRFYTALLNAMGAPFRSNLRLPEAERLALSLLREVEARMLVIDEFHNVLAGHGEKRREFLNLLRYLGNELRIPLVGVGTREAYLAVRSDDQLENRFEPFILPLWEVGLEARSLLASFAAAFPLRLPSVIETEDMARYLLARSEGTIGELAHLLTAAAVAAVETGEERINHRILTRADYIGPSERRRLFEKQLQ; encoded by the coding sequence ATGGTGACCGTGGAAGATAAAGAGACCGGGGATTTGTCGCATCTGCACCCCGTATCGCGGGAATTGGCAAAGTTGCCCACCGAGGAGAGGGTGCGGCGCATTCGAGCAGACCGGTGGATCGGCTACCCCAAGGCCTTGGACGCCGTCGCACGTTTGGAAATACTCTTCAGCTGGCCGAAGAAGCAGCGCATGCCAAACCTCCTGCTGGTCGGTCCAACGAACAATGGCAAGACCATGATCGTTGAGCGTTTCCATCGAATGCATCCACCTGTAACTGGCCCGGACGGCGAAAACATCCCGGTTGTGTGCATGCAAATGCCCTCGGAACCCTCGGAGCTTCGGTTCTACACTGCCCTCCTTAACGCGATGGGGGCGCCGTTCCGGTCAAACCTGCGTCTACCTGAAGCCGAACGTCTGGCCCTCTCACTCCTGCGCGAAGTTGAAGCCCGGATGCTCGTGATCGATGAGTTCCACAACGTTCTGGCTGGCCATGGTGAGAAACGACGAGAGTTCCTGAACCTGCTCCGGTATCTGGGCAACGAACTGCGCATCCCGCTTGTCGGCGTCGGCACACGTGAGGCCTACTTGGCCGTCCGGTCCGATGATCAGCTTGAGAACAGGTTCGAACCGTTCATTCTGCCGCTCTGGGAAGTGGGCCTAGAGGCCAGGTCGCTGTTGGCCAGTTTCGCCGCGGCATTCCCATTGCGCTTACCGTCGGTGATCGAAACCGAGGACATGGCCAGGTATTTGCTTGCCCGCAGCGAAGGCACAATCGGTGAACTCGCCCACCTTCTGACGGCGGCCGCGGTCGCCGCCGTCGAGACCGGCGAGGAGAGGATCAACCACCGGATCCTGACCAGGGCAGACTACATAGGACCATCGGAGCGGCGCAGGCTATTCGAAAAGCAGCTCCAGTGA
- a CDS encoding glutaredoxin family protein, whose translation MTSAITDYTVYTKPGCPNCDRTMEYFASKGITYTPVDITEVPAALEYITQELGYSQAPVIVNNSDDQDHWSGLRRDKLVHAAMTHTTASHKEAS comes from the coding sequence ATGACTTCCGCAATCACCGATTACACGGTCTACACCAAGCCCGGTTGCCCGAACTGCGACCGCACCATGGAGTACTTCGCCTCCAAAGGCATCACCTACACCCCGGTGGACATCACCGAAGTGCCGGCCGCGCTGGAGTACATCACCCAAGAGCTTGGCTACTCCCAAGCGCCAGTCATCGTGAACAACTCCGATGACCAGGACCACTGGTCAGGCCTCCGCCGCGACAAGCTCGTCCACGCCGCCATGACCCACACGACCGCAAGCCACAAGGAGGCATCATGA
- a CDS encoding single-stranded DNA-binding protein, whose protein sequence is MTTPHPVDGFKISPRIPLEVDLFRRTNPSGRIYPDPVEPEVVDLYDGFYAAPYKGGDDRYLEAINRAPLGAGGLWDEHTADQHQPNDLTHDEPGDTEPQNETSTHTENTNSTRGKGIIMAGETTITVIGNLTSDPELRFTPSGSAVANFTIASTPRNFDRQSNEWKDGETLFLRASVWREAAENVAESLTKGTRVIVSGRLKSRSYETKEGEKRTVIELEVDEIGPSLRYANAIVNRTQRTNQGAGNGGGFGNQGAGGQTNQQDDPWAANPSANAGSSWGNSPDSEPPF, encoded by the coding sequence ATGACCACCCCGCACCCTGTGGACGGGTTCAAGATCAGCCCGCGGATCCCGTTGGAGGTGGACCTGTTCCGGCGGACCAACCCCAGCGGCAGGATCTACCCCGACCCTGTGGAGCCCGAGGTTGTGGATCTGTACGACGGTTTCTACGCCGCCCCCTACAAGGGTGGCGACGACCGGTACCTTGAGGCGATCAACCGCGCCCCGCTCGGGGCCGGCGGCCTGTGGGATGAACACACCGCAGACCAGCACCAACCCAACGACCTCACCCACGATGAACCGGGCGACACCGAACCTCAGAACGAAACCAGCACACACACCGAGAACACCAACAGCACACGAGGAAAAGGAATCATCATGGCCGGCGAAACCACCATTACTGTCATTGGAAACCTGACATCGGACCCCGAGTTGCGGTTCACCCCATCGGGTTCGGCGGTAGCGAATTTCACGATCGCTTCAACGCCCAGAAACTTCGATCGTCAGTCCAACGAGTGGAAGGACGGGGAGACGCTTTTCCTCCGTGCCAGTGTGTGGCGGGAAGCAGCTGAGAACGTCGCCGAGTCCCTGACCAAGGGCACGCGCGTCATCGTTTCCGGCAGGCTGAAGTCCCGGTCTTACGAGACCAAAGAGGGCGAAAAACGCACCGTGATAGAGCTTGAGGTAGACGAGATCGGTCCGAGCCTGCGTTACGCAAATGCGATAGTAAACCGCACCCAGCGCACCAACCAGGGCGCAGGAAACGGCGGCGGATTCGGTAACCAGGGCGCTGGCGGACAGACCAACCAGCAGGACGACCCATGGGCCGCGAACCCGTCAGCCAACGCTGGCTCCTCCTGGGGCAACAGCCCCGACTCCGAACCCCCGTTCTAA